The genomic interval ACGATCGCGTGCTTGAGCGCGGAGAAGACGAGGTAGAAGTCGAGATCGCGCAGCGTATACCCGGTCAGCTCCGCGTATTTAGCGACGACGTCCGCGCGGCGGCAGAAGTCCGGCAGGCCGGGCTGCCCGAACTTGACCGCCAGATCCTGGAAGAAGCGGTGCAGGAAGATGAGCCAGGCCACGTCGAGTTCGCGGGGGCCGATGGTGGCCATCTCCCAGTCCAGGACGGCGGCCGGTTCGAAACCGCGGTAGAGGATGTTGCCGGGACGGGAATCGCCCCAGGACAGCACATCCGGGCCTGGATCGGCCGACCAGTGCTCGTCGAGCCAGTCGAAGCCCCGCTCGATGATCGGGATGACGTAGCCGTCATCGGCCAGCCCCCACCGATACCACGCCCGGTACCAGTCGACATTGCGGCGCAGTGCCTGTCCGGGTCCGGCCAGCATCGGGAATTTCGTTGTGGGGTCCGGTATCTCGTGGATCTTGGCGATCACGTCCACCGTCCCGGCGACCAGCTGCGCGCGTTCTTCGGGGGTGGCGTCGAACAGCCAGCCGAGGAAGACGTACGGGGGATTGTCCGACACCACCCGGCCTTCGGACTTCTCCATCACGAAAAACGCCGCGCCGAGCACGCTTTCATCGGTCTCCAGCCAGCGCAGCACCGGCACCGGTACCGCGGAGGCCGCCGCGACTCCGGCTATCACCTGGTATTGCATGGTCAGGTCGTAGGTCTCGAAGACCGGAAAGTCGCTGTCCTGCGGCGCCAGGCGGGCTACGAACGACCCGCCCTCCGGCGTGCCGCCGACCGTCCATTCGGCGTCGAAGAACACCGAGGTGCTCGACATGCCCGCACCCTCCGGACGCGACAGCCCCGAGATCTTCGGCGGCTCGTCGGCCGAGACCCGGCCGCGCAGCCAGCGCGACAGATCCTCGGCGAGACTGTCCAGATCACGTCCACTGACGGTGAGTCGCACCCGCGCGGTGGGGTCGGGCTCGTCGGCCATACTTCGTCCTCCTGCAACCTGTTTCACTCGAGCGCGAATGTAACCCGCGTAGTGCAGCGCCGCAGCGAAATCCGGGTCCGCCGCGGAACAAGCCCACTGCGCGGGCGAGCCGGTCCACTGGACGGAATCGGTGGTTGACATATCCGGCCACGGCGCGTTCCCTTGCGTCCCGGTCGGTGCGGAGCGAGGCCGGTGGTAGCGCTGGCACCCCGGCGGCGGGTACGGCTGTCACCCCGGGGAGCTAGGGGTAGCACGTAGGCCGGAAGAAGTAGGGGAAGACCAGGGATTTCCTGGAGGCGGGCACCCGGCCGGGGCCGATAACTTCGCCTCACCAGATGTTGCCGGTGAGAGGGAGGTGGCCGCGTGGGCGCGGTGCTGATGGAACGGGACGACAGTGCGGAGGTCGGGGCGCCCGCACGCGCTCCGGGGGCGCCGTGGCATCCGCTGGCCCGCTTGGGGTTCCGGTTCTGTGTCGC from Nocardia goodfellowii carries:
- a CDS encoding phosphotransferase family protein, with the translated sequence MADEPDPTARVRLTVSGRDLDSLAEDLSRWLRGRVSADEPPKISGLSRPEGAGMSSTSVFFDAEWTVGGTPEGGSFVARLAPQDSDFPVFETYDLTMQYQVIAGVAAASAVPVPVLRWLETDESVLGAAFFVMEKSEGRVVSDNPPYVFLGWLFDATPEERAQLVAGTVDVIAKIHEIPDPTTKFPMLAGPGQALRRNVDWYRAWYRWGLADDGYVIPIIERGFDWLDEHWSADPGPDVLSWGDSRPGNILYRGFEPAAVLDWEMATIGPRELDVAWLIFLHRFFQDLAVKFGQPGLPDFCRRADVVAKYAELTGYTLRDLDFYLVFSALKHAIVMARVKRRMIHFGEDTDTPDRDDYVMHRAGLEALLDGTYQWD